Proteins encoded by one window of Actinocorallia herbida:
- a CDS encoding ROK family protein — MGDERVLAIDIGGTKMAVGIVDPGGRVESYERAETPKVDAEGLWRLVEALLDKLPETNLVGVGVGCGGPMQWPAGEVSPLNMPGWRNFPLRARLRERYPSLPVRVHNDAVTVAVAEHWRGAGKGSDNVLGMVVSTGVGGGLILGGRLIDGASGNAGHIGHIVVDPGGMPCACGGRGCLEAIARGPALAAWAQAEGWRAEQDLASATARDLAADAARGHPIAVAAMRRAGRALGIGIASATHLCDLDVVAIGGGLAQAGPLLFNPIEATFRAHARMEFARHVRVVPAALGQTAGLVGAAALVFEGDSYWHAG, encoded by the coding sequence ATGGGCGATGAGCGCGTTCTAGCCATAGACATCGGCGGCACGAAGATGGCCGTGGGAATCGTCGACCCCGGAGGAAGGGTCGAGTCCTATGAGCGGGCCGAGACCCCCAAGGTCGACGCCGAAGGCCTGTGGCGCCTCGTCGAGGCCCTCCTCGACAAACTCCCCGAAACCAACCTCGTCGGCGTCGGCGTCGGCTGCGGCGGCCCGATGCAGTGGCCCGCCGGAGAGGTCTCCCCCCTGAACATGCCCGGCTGGCGGAACTTCCCCCTGCGCGCGCGCCTGCGTGAGCGGTACCCGTCACTGCCCGTCCGGGTCCACAACGACGCGGTCACCGTCGCCGTCGCCGAACACTGGCGCGGCGCGGGCAAGGGCTCGGACAACGTGCTGGGGATGGTCGTGTCGACCGGTGTCGGCGGCGGACTCATCCTCGGCGGCAGACTCATCGACGGGGCCAGCGGCAACGCCGGCCACATCGGGCACATCGTCGTCGACCCCGGCGGCATGCCGTGCGCGTGCGGCGGCCGCGGCTGCCTCGAGGCCATCGCACGCGGCCCCGCGCTCGCGGCCTGGGCGCAGGCCGAAGGCTGGCGGGCCGAACAGGACCTCGCCAGCGCCACCGCCCGCGACCTCGCCGCCGACGCGGCACGCGGCCACCCCATCGCCGTCGCCGCCATGCGGCGCGCCGGCCGCGCGCTCGGCATCGGCATCGCCTCCGCCACCCACCTGTGCGACCTGGACGTCGTCGCCATCGGCGGCGGACTCGCCCAGGCCGGACCCCTCCTCTTCAACCCCATCGAAGCCACCTTCCGCGCACACGCCCGCATGGAATTCGCACGCCACGTCCGAGTCGTCCCCGCCGCACTCGGCCAGACCGCGGGCCTCGTCGGCGCCGCAGCCCTGGTCTTCGAGGGCGACTCGTATTGGCACGCGGGCTGA
- a CDS encoding NUDIX domain-containing protein, translated as MNIRVTGILIENDEILLLDQDTDTSRTWSLPGGKVTPGETLTQALVRELKEETGLATAPGRLLYLCDHIQTPATHILHITFEVHRIGGTLGDIPPAPDTRPIRQVKMVELTDLPSLGFTPLFTALAQSGFPDAGSYMGPKSAIGL; from the coding sequence ATGAACATCCGCGTCACCGGAATCCTCATCGAAAACGACGAGATCCTTCTCCTGGACCAGGACACCGACACCTCTCGCACCTGGTCCCTCCCCGGCGGAAAGGTGACCCCCGGCGAAACCCTCACCCAAGCCCTGGTCCGCGAACTCAAAGAGGAGACCGGCCTGGCCACGGCCCCCGGCCGCCTCCTTTACCTCTGCGACCACATCCAGACCCCCGCCACCCACATCCTCCACATCACCTTCGAAGTCCACCGCATCGGCGGGACTCTGGGCGACATTCCGCCCGCCCCCGACACCCGCCCGATCCGCCAAGTCAAAATGGTCGAACTCACCGACCTCCCCTCCCTCGGCTTCACACCCCTCTTCACCGCGCTCGCCCAGTCCGGCTTCCCCGATGCGGGCTCCTATATGGGCCCCAAAAGCGCCATCGGGCTTTGA
- a CDS encoding SGNH/GDSL hydrolase family protein produces the protein MLRALTTRRIVTAAAFGSGGLTVLGGLTFGLLVAEAKAARKIIQGSAAQAPPVTDGLYGAHLPGEPLSFTMLGDSTAAGIGVVAPDETAAGLLAAGLSASAGRPVRLTNVAVSGSRSAALEEQTTKALSEAPDIAVIMIGANDVTARVPAGESVRHLERAVSRLVEAGARVVVGTCPDLGSVEPLLQPLRWIAQRTSRQLAAAQTVVVVRAGGRSVSLGDLLGRDFAIEPGEFFSADRYHPSARGYGAAAAALLPSVTAALDLEPEDRFAEGVLPIYLAAASAAEKPGTEVAARGEGAPRWVTLLRRRGAAPARPRPSGPSLPEVAPGMA, from the coding sequence ATGCTGAGAGCGCTGACGACCCGCAGGATCGTGACGGCCGCGGCATTCGGCAGCGGCGGCCTGACCGTTCTGGGCGGGCTGACCTTCGGGCTGCTCGTGGCCGAGGCCAAGGCGGCCAGGAAGATCATCCAGGGCTCGGCGGCCCAAGCCCCACCCGTCACCGACGGCCTCTACGGCGCGCACCTGCCGGGCGAGCCGCTGTCCTTCACCATGCTCGGCGACTCCACCGCGGCGGGCATCGGCGTCGTCGCCCCGGATGAGACGGCCGCGGGCCTCCTCGCCGCGGGCCTGTCGGCGAGCGCGGGCCGCCCGGTCCGGCTGACGAACGTCGCGGTGTCCGGGTCGCGGTCGGCGGCCCTGGAGGAGCAGACCACCAAGGCGCTCTCCGAAGCACCCGACATCGCGGTCATCATGATCGGCGCGAACGACGTGACCGCGCGGGTCCCCGCCGGAGAGTCGGTCCGGCATCTGGAACGGGCCGTCTCCCGGCTCGTCGAGGCGGGCGCGCGCGTCGTCGTCGGGACCTGCCCCGACCTCGGCTCGGTCGAGCCGCTGCTCCAGCCGCTGCGCTGGATCGCGCAGCGGACCAGCCGCCAGCTCGCCGCCGCGCAGACCGTCGTGGTGGTCCGCGCCGGGGGGCGCTCGGTGTCGCTCGGCGACCTCCTCGGCCGCGACTTCGCCATCGAGCCCGGGGAGTTCTTCTCGGCCGATCGCTACCATCCGTCCGCGCGAGGTTACGGTGCGGCGGCCGCCGCCCTGCTACCGTCGGTGACGGCCGCGCTGGACCTCGAACCCGAGGACCGGTTCGCCGAGGGAGTCCTGCCCATCTACCTCGCCGCGGCCTCGGCCGCCGAGAAGCCGGGCACCGAGGTCGCCGCGCGCGGCGAAGGCGCACCCCGCTGGGTCACGCTGCTGCGCCGCAGGGGGGCGGCTCCCGCTCGTCCCCGCCCCTCCGGCCCGAGCCTGCCGGAGGTCGCGCCAGGAATGGCCTGA
- a CDS encoding IS607 family transposase encodes MNLKEWAASTGIAYITARRQYAAGTLPVPTYRLGRLIMIGEPVTGPAAGTGQTVVYARVPSADQKADLDRQVARLATWATGRKLGVDRVVTEVGSVVSGRCEKFLDLLRDPAVTTIVVEHRDRFTRFGVEYVEAALAAQGRHLLVVDPVGVDDDLVGDVTEILTSLCASLYGRRAAADRARSAVEAVIGGPA; translated from the coding sequence ATGAACTTGAAGGAATGGGCGGCATCAACCGGCATCGCATATATCACCGCTCGTCGGCAGTACGCGGCTGGGACACTGCCCGTTCCGACCTACCGGCTCGGTCGCTTGATCATGATCGGTGAACCGGTGACCGGTCCGGCGGCCGGGACGGGCCAGACGGTGGTGTACGCCCGGGTGCCGTCCGCCGATCAGAAGGCGGACCTGGATCGGCAGGTTGCCCGGCTCGCAACATGGGCCACCGGCCGGAAGCTGGGTGTGGACCGGGTGGTGACCGAGGTCGGCTCCGTGGTCAGCGGGCGGTGTGAGAAGTTCCTTGACCTGCTCCGTGACCCGGCCGTGACGACGATAGTGGTCGAGCATCGGGATCGGTTCACCCGGTTTGGTGTTGAGTACGTTGAGGCTGCTCTTGCCGCGCAGGGCCGCCACCTGCTAGTGGTCGACCCGGTCGGGGTCGATGACGACCTGGTCGGCGATGTCACCGAGATCCTGACGTCGCTGTGCGCGAGCCTCTATGGCCGTCGTGCTGCGGCGGACCGTGCTCGCAGCGCGGTCGAAGCCGTGATCGGGGGACCGGCGTGA
- a CDS encoding cystathionine gamma-synthase: MNARGNTRGFETLAIHAGQEPDPVTGAVVPPIHQVSTFKQDGIGGLRGGYEYSRSANPTRTALEECLAALEGGVRGLAFASGLAAEDALLRTVCRPGSHVVIPGDAYGGTYRLFAKVYAQWGVEFTPVALGDPAKVRAAIRPETVAVWAETPTNPLLGIADIAALAEIAHAAGALLVVDNTFASPYLQQPLALGADVVVHSTTKYMGGHSDVVGGALVTADEELGARFAYHQNAMGAVAGPFDSWLTLRGIKTLGVRMDRHCANAEQVADLLSRHPKVSQVLYPGLASHPGHATAARQMKGFGGMVSFRMSTEAEAVKVCESTELFILGESLGGVESLIEHPARMTHASAAGSPLEVPADLVRLSVGIEAAEDLLADLEQALA; this comes from the coding sequence ATGAACGCACGGGGAAACACACGGGGCTTCGAGACACTCGCGATCCACGCGGGGCAGGAGCCGGACCCGGTGACGGGGGCGGTAGTCCCGCCTATCCACCAGGTCTCCACCTTCAAGCAGGACGGGATCGGCGGCCTGCGCGGCGGCTACGAGTACAGCCGCAGCGCCAACCCCACCCGCACCGCACTTGAGGAATGCCTTGCCGCGCTGGAGGGCGGCGTACGCGGACTCGCCTTCGCCTCCGGCCTCGCCGCCGAGGACGCGCTCCTCCGGACGGTCTGCCGCCCCGGCTCCCATGTCGTCATCCCCGGCGACGCGTACGGCGGCACGTACCGGCTGTTCGCGAAGGTCTACGCGCAATGGGGTGTGGAGTTCACGCCGGTCGCGCTCGGCGACCCGGCCAAGGTGCGCGCCGCGATCCGGCCGGAGACCGTCGCGGTCTGGGCGGAGACGCCGACCAACCCGCTGCTCGGCATCGCCGACATCGCCGCGCTCGCCGAGATCGCGCACGCGGCGGGCGCGCTGCTCGTCGTCGACAACACCTTCGCCAGCCCCTACCTCCAGCAGCCGCTCGCGCTCGGCGCCGACGTCGTCGTGCACTCCACGACGAAGTACATGGGCGGCCACTCCGACGTCGTCGGGGGCGCCCTCGTCACCGCCGACGAGGAGCTGGGCGCGCGCTTCGCCTACCACCAGAACGCGATGGGCGCGGTCGCCGGACCGTTCGACTCCTGGCTGACGCTGCGCGGCATCAAGACGCTCGGGGTGCGGATGGACCGGCACTGCGCCAACGCCGAGCAGGTCGCCGACCTGCTCTCCCGCCACCCGAAGGTGTCGCAGGTCCTCTACCCGGGCCTGGCCTCGCACCCCGGCCACGCGACGGCGGCACGGCAGATGAAGGGCTTCGGCGGCATGGTGTCGTTCCGGATGTCGACCGAGGCCGAGGCCGTCAAGGTCTGCGAGTCGACCGAGCTGTTCATCCTGGGCGAGTCCCTGGGCGGCGTCGAGTCCCTGATCGAGCACCCCGCCCGCATGACCCACGCCTCTGCCGCGGGCTCTCCCCTGGAAGTCCCCGCCGACCTGGTCCGCCTCTCCGTAGGCATCGAAGCCGCCGAAGACCTACTGGCCGACCTGGAACAGGCCCTCGCCTGA
- a CDS encoding FIST signal transduction protein — protein sequence MTRFGDGLATGLDLAAAAEEAVRQATRSLDGRADLLCVFVSGSDPAEIEQAARRAMAVSDAKTVLGCSAQGVIGGGRGVERETKDIGEVGAVAAWAAILPGARLIPFELETLRAEDRLVVVGMPEAAPDDVVGILLADPHSFPVDAFVERSEEVLPGLPLVGGLAGGGEGESRLFVDDKIIESGAVGVVIGGPVEATTLLSQGARPIGPLMTVTSAEQNILFELAGSPALDKLEEVVAGLTGSERELAAEGLLIGVAMDEYADEHEQGDFLVRGVVGVDPDTGALAVGDVVQTGQTVRFQVRDAGAADHDLASLVRGFDVGPVEGALLFSCNGRGRAMFESSDHDIRALDGFGSVGGFFADGEIGPVAGRNHVHGFTASILAFGARREAGAGARQT from the coding sequence ATGACTCGTTTCGGGGACGGACTCGCGACGGGGCTGGACCTCGCCGCCGCGGCGGAGGAAGCCGTCCGGCAGGCGACCCGGTCCCTCGACGGACGGGCCGATCTGCTCTGCGTGTTCGTCAGCGGATCGGATCCCGCCGAGATCGAACAGGCCGCCCGCAGGGCCATGGCCGTCAGCGACGCCAAGACCGTCCTCGGATGCAGCGCCCAGGGCGTCATCGGCGGCGGCCGCGGCGTCGAACGGGAGACCAAGGACATCGGCGAGGTCGGCGCGGTCGCCGCATGGGCGGCGATCCTGCCCGGCGCCCGGCTCATCCCGTTCGAACTCGAGACCCTGCGCGCCGAGGACCGCCTCGTGGTGGTCGGCATGCCCGAGGCCGCCCCCGACGACGTCGTCGGCATCCTCCTCGCCGACCCGCACTCCTTTCCGGTGGACGCCTTCGTCGAACGGTCGGAAGAGGTCCTGCCAGGGCTGCCCCTCGTAGGCGGCCTCGCCGGAGGCGGCGAAGGCGAGTCGCGGCTCTTCGTGGACGACAAGATCATCGAGTCCGGCGCCGTGGGCGTCGTCATCGGAGGACCCGTGGAGGCGACGACCCTGCTCAGCCAGGGCGCTCGACCCATCGGGCCGCTCATGACCGTCACCAGCGCCGAACAGAACATCCTCTTCGAACTGGCGGGCTCCCCCGCCCTCGACAAGCTCGAAGAGGTGGTGGCGGGCCTCACCGGGTCGGAACGGGAACTCGCCGCCGAAGGCCTGCTCATCGGGGTCGCCATGGACGAGTACGCCGACGAGCACGAGCAGGGCGACTTCCTCGTCCGCGGCGTCGTCGGCGTCGACCCCGACACCGGCGCCCTCGCCGTCGGCGACGTCGTGCAGACCGGGCAGACCGTCCGGTTCCAGGTCCGCGACGCGGGCGCGGCGGACCACGACCTCGCCAGCCTCGTGCGAGGGTTCGACGTGGGACCCGTGGAGGGCGCGCTGCTGTTCTCCTGCAACGGGCGGGGCAGGGCCATGTTCGAAAGCTCCGACCACGACATCCGGGCCTTGGACGGGTTCGGATCCGTCGGCGGATTCTTCGCCGACGGGGAGATAGGGCCGGTCGCCGGCCGCAATCACGTGCACGGTTTCACCGCCTCGATCCTCGCCTTCGGAGCCCGGCGGGAGGCCGGAGCCGGCGCACGGCAAACCTAA
- a CDS encoding MMPL family transporter, whose amino-acid sequence MFGRLGNAVVRHPWWTIAAWLLTAVLIIVFSPKLTTQADQADFLPDKYESLQALQVAAEAFPQQEATTTIIVVKRSDGAALTDADVAKVTAVAAALPKPETVMTVATGPEMVSPNKKIQVIQVPMEGTDLDAQEAQSDAVVKLREALPGQLTGTGLEAKVGGDIASFVDNEDSFNKTLEIVGVATFVLIIVLILAIFRAPLAAILPLLAITFTMSVSMGLIGIAAKVFGFAADQSLQTIILIVLFGIGADYYLFLMFRYRERLREGDDPKTAMIAAVERVGEVISSAAAAVAVAFLVLLLAAFGVFSAWGPSLAIAVITMAITSLTLIPAVVSLLGTAVFWPSKSWKSKPEGSTARKLGAFVGRRPLVAALGSGALLLVLAGGSLGFKADYDFQAGFPQDTESAKAVEDMSTGFPPGLTTPVQVFLKSENGADLTQQQLDGFAASAKGLPGVAQVLPPAPGQSTKAIARVDLLLKENPLDNASISLLKDELRPAVHKAVPDGVRAYVGGQTAIFSDINAVNNRDLSVILPVAAILIALILALQLRSLVAPLYLVPAVLLGFAATIGSAVYAFQYALDKPGLTFQLPIILYLFVLAIGTDYNILMTARLREEAKEGHEPRKAAALAVEHGGPTVMAAGLILAGTFAVMMLAPVAMMQQMGFGVAIGIMLSAFVMSVFLVPGITALLGHAAWWPGHADKPKPLPDPTPRPSESELTGS is encoded by the coding sequence ATGTTCGGACGGCTGGGGAACGCCGTCGTCAGGCATCCGTGGTGGACGATCGCCGCGTGGCTGCTCACGGCGGTTCTCATCATTGTCTTCTCCCCCAAACTGACCACCCAGGCCGACCAGGCCGACTTCCTTCCCGACAAGTACGAGTCGCTCCAGGCCCTGCAGGTCGCCGCCGAGGCGTTCCCGCAGCAGGAGGCGACCACGACCATCATCGTCGTGAAGCGCTCCGATGGAGCCGCCCTGACGGACGCCGATGTGGCCAAGGTCACCGCGGTGGCGGCGGCGCTGCCGAAGCCGGAGACGGTCATGACGGTCGCCACCGGGCCGGAGATGGTCTCGCCCAACAAGAAGATCCAGGTGATCCAGGTGCCGATGGAGGGCACCGACCTGGACGCCCAGGAGGCGCAGTCCGACGCCGTCGTCAAGCTGCGCGAGGCGCTGCCGGGCCAGCTGACCGGCACGGGGCTCGAGGCGAAGGTCGGCGGCGACATCGCGAGCTTCGTCGACAACGAGGACTCCTTCAACAAGACGCTGGAGATCGTCGGCGTCGCCACGTTCGTACTGATCATCGTGCTGATCCTGGCGATCTTCCGGGCGCCCTTGGCGGCGATCCTGCCCCTCCTCGCCATCACGTTCACGATGAGCGTGTCCATGGGGCTCATCGGCATCGCCGCGAAGGTGTTCGGCTTCGCCGCCGACCAGTCGCTCCAGACGATCATCCTGATCGTGCTCTTCGGCATCGGCGCCGACTACTACCTGTTCCTCATGTTCCGCTACCGCGAGCGGCTGCGTGAGGGTGACGATCCCAAGACCGCGATGATCGCCGCGGTGGAACGGGTCGGCGAGGTCATCTCCTCGGCGGCCGCCGCGGTCGCCGTCGCGTTCCTCGTGCTGCTGCTCGCCGCGTTCGGCGTGTTCAGCGCGTGGGGCCCGTCGCTGGCCATCGCCGTCATCACCATGGCGATCACGTCGCTGACGCTCATCCCGGCCGTCGTCTCGCTGCTGGGCACCGCGGTGTTCTGGCCGTCGAAGTCGTGGAAGTCCAAGCCGGAGGGCAGCACCGCCCGCAAGCTCGGCGCCTTCGTCGGCCGGCGGCCCCTGGTCGCCGCGCTCGGCTCGGGTGCGCTGCTGCTCGTGCTGGCCGGTGGCTCGCTCGGCTTCAAGGCCGACTACGACTTCCAGGCCGGGTTCCCGCAGGACACCGAGTCGGCCAAGGCCGTCGAGGACATGTCGACCGGGTTCCCGCCCGGCCTGACCACGCCCGTCCAGGTGTTCCTGAAGAGCGAGAACGGCGCCGACCTCACGCAGCAGCAGCTCGACGGCTTCGCCGCGTCGGCCAAGGGCCTTCCCGGTGTCGCGCAGGTGCTGCCACCGGCGCCGGGGCAGAGCACCAAGGCGATCGCGCGGGTGGATCTCCTGCTCAAGGAGAACCCGCTGGACAACGCGTCGATCTCGCTGCTCAAGGACGAGCTGCGCCCGGCCGTGCACAAGGCGGTGCCGGACGGGGTGCGCGCCTACGTCGGCGGCCAGACCGCGATCTTCTCCGACATCAACGCGGTCAACAACCGCGACCTGTCGGTCATCCTGCCGGTGGCGGCGATCCTGATCGCGCTGATCCTCGCGCTCCAGCTCCGCAGCCTCGTGGCACCGCTCTATCTGGTGCCCGCGGTCCTGCTCGGCTTCGCCGCGACGATCGGGTCCGCGGTGTACGCGTTCCAGTACGCCCTGGACAAGCCGGGCCTCACGTTCCAGCTGCCGATCATCCTGTACCTGTTCGTCCTGGCGATCGGCACCGACTACAACATCCTGATGACCGCCCGCCTCCGCGAGGAGGCCAAGGAGGGCCACGAGCCACGCAAGGCCGCGGCCCTGGCCGTCGAGCACGGCGGCCCCACGGTCATGGCCGCCGGCCTCATCCTCGCCGGCACCTTCGCCGTCATGATGCTGGCCCCCGTCGCGATGATGCAGCAGATGGGCTTCGGCGTGGCCATCGGCATCATGCTCTCCGCCTTCGTCATGTCCGTGTTCCTGGTCCCCGGCATCACCGCCCTGCTGGGCCACGCCGCCTGGTGGCCGGGCCACGCCGACAAGCCCAAGCCCCTCCCCGACCCGACCCCCCGTCCCTCCGAATCCGAGCTCACCGGCAGCTGA
- a CDS encoding sigma 54-interacting transcriptional regulator: MSSQPREAALGALLDSGHVHRSVKAELRTNLLSRLKSGESRFPGIVGFDETVLPHVERALLAGHDLVLLGERGQGKTRLIRTISGLLDEWTPAIEGCEINDHPYEPVCTRCIRLAGEAGNDLPVVWRHRDERYAEKLATPDTSVGDLIGDVDPIKVAQGRTLGDPETVHYGLVPRTNRGIFAVNELPDLAERIQVALLNVLEERDVQIRGYALRLPLDVLLIASANPEDYTNRGRIITPLKDRFGAEIRTHYPLSLETEVDLIGQEAELVAEVPRHLLEILARFTRNVRESKAVDARSGVSARFAIAAAETVAAGAARRAAITGEETAVARVADLPAIVPSLMGKVEFEVSEEGREQEVMEHLLRRAIAETFRRRIGGADLSGLLDRFDEGETVEVGELVGAGDLLTRLGPVRGLAKIMSALDLAGDSPGQAAAAVEFALEGLYLTRRLSKDASGEGATYRL, encoded by the coding sequence GTGTCTTCTCAACCGCGTGAGGCCGCTCTCGGCGCACTACTCGACTCCGGACATGTTCATCGCTCGGTCAAGGCCGAGCTACGGACGAACCTCTTGTCACGATTGAAATCCGGTGAATCGCGTTTTCCGGGAATCGTCGGTTTCGATGAGACGGTTCTGCCCCATGTGGAACGGGCACTGCTCGCCGGGCACGACCTGGTGCTCCTGGGAGAGCGCGGGCAAGGCAAAACGCGTTTGATCCGGACCATTTCCGGCCTTCTTGACGAGTGGACTCCCGCGATCGAAGGTTGCGAGATCAACGACCACCCGTACGAGCCCGTGTGCACGAGGTGCATCAGGCTCGCGGGAGAGGCGGGGAACGACCTCCCCGTCGTGTGGCGCCATCGGGACGAGCGCTACGCCGAGAAACTCGCGACGCCCGACACGTCCGTCGGCGACCTCATCGGCGACGTCGACCCGATCAAGGTCGCGCAGGGCCGCACCCTCGGCGACCCCGAGACCGTCCACTACGGCCTCGTGCCCCGAACGAACCGGGGCATCTTCGCCGTCAACGAGCTGCCCGACCTCGCCGAGCGCATCCAGGTGGCCCTCCTCAACGTGCTGGAGGAGCGCGACGTGCAGATCCGCGGGTACGCCCTGCGGCTTCCGCTCGACGTCCTGCTCATCGCCTCGGCCAACCCCGAGGACTACACCAACCGCGGCCGGATCATCACCCCGCTCAAGGACAGGTTCGGCGCGGAGATCCGCACCCACTACCCCCTGTCTTTGGAGACCGAGGTCGACCTGATCGGACAGGAGGCCGAACTCGTCGCCGAGGTGCCCCGGCACCTGCTGGAGATCCTCGCCAGGTTCACCCGGAACGTCCGGGAGTCCAAGGCGGTGGACGCCAGGTCCGGTGTGTCCGCGCGGTTCGCGATCGCCGCCGCCGAGACCGTCGCGGCGGGCGCCGCCCGGCGCGCCGCGATCACCGGAGAGGAGACCGCGGTCGCGCGCGTCGCCGACCTGCCCGCGATCGTGCCGAGCCTCATGGGCAAGGTCGAGTTCGAGGTCAGCGAGGAGGGCCGCGAGCAGGAGGTCATGGAGCACCTGCTGCGCCGCGCCATCGCCGAGACCTTCCGGCGCAGGATCGGCGGCGCCGACCTCTCCGGCCTGCTCGACAGGTTCGACGAGGGCGAGACCGTCGAGGTCGGCGAACTCGTCGGCGCGGGCGACCTGCTGACCAGGCTCGGCCCGGTGCGCGGCCTCGCCAAGATCATGTCCGCGCTCGACCTGGCCGGGGACTCGCCGGGCCAGGCCGCCGCCGCGGTCGAGTTCGCGCTGGAGGGCCTGTACCTGACCCGGCGGCTGTCCAAGGACGCCTCCGGCGAAGGCGCGACCTACCGGCTGTGA
- a CDS encoding cystathionine beta-synthase: MQVHDSLVSLIGDTPLVRLRNVTEGLSGQVIAKVEYLNPGGSVKDRIAVKMIDAAETSGALRPGGVIVEPTSGNTGVGLALVAQERGYRCVFVVPDKVASDKVNVLRAYGAEVVVCPTAVAPDHPDSYYSVSDRLAAEIPGAWKPDQYANPGNPASHYESTGPEIWAQTDGRVTHFVAGIGTGGTISGAGRYLKEISDGRVQVVGADPEGSVYSGGSGRPYLVEGVGEDIWPDTYDRKVCDEIIAVSDKDSFAMTRRLAREEGLLVGGSCGMAVVAALRVAEKAGPDAVIVVLLPDGGRGYLSKIFNDDWMRDYGFLSATSDEATVGDVLATKGDELPEFVHAHPHETVHSVIELMREYEVSHIPVMKEEPPVMAAEVVGSISEKDLLSLLVAGKARPEDPLSRHMSAPLPTLGSGDSMARAVEVLERNGAAVVLVDGKPKGMLTRQDLLTYLAS; encoded by the coding sequence GTGCAGGTGCATGACTCGCTCGTCTCCCTCATCGGCGACACCCCGCTCGTCCGGTTGCGCAACGTCACCGAGGGGCTGTCCGGGCAGGTGATCGCCAAGGTCGAGTACCTGAACCCCGGAGGTTCGGTGAAGGACCGGATCGCGGTCAAGATGATCGACGCGGCCGAGACGTCCGGCGCGCTGCGGCCCGGCGGCGTCATCGTGGAGCCGACCTCGGGCAACACGGGCGTCGGCCTCGCCCTTGTCGCGCAGGAGCGCGGGTACCGCTGCGTCTTCGTGGTGCCCGACAAGGTCGCCTCGGACAAGGTGAACGTGCTGCGGGCCTACGGCGCCGAGGTCGTCGTCTGCCCGACGGCGGTCGCGCCCGACCATCCGGACTCGTACTACTCGGTGTCCGACCGGCTGGCCGCGGAGATCCCCGGGGCCTGGAAGCCCGATCAGTACGCCAACCCCGGCAACCCCGCGTCGCACTATGAGTCGACGGGGCCGGAGATCTGGGCGCAGACCGACGGGCGCGTCACCCACTTCGTCGCGGGGATCGGCACCGGAGGCACCATCTCGGGCGCGGGCCGGTACCTCAAGGAGATCTCCGACGGGCGGGTCCAGGTCGTCGGCGCGGACCCCGAAGGCTCGGTCTACTCGGGCGGGAGCGGGCGGCCCTACCTCGTCGAGGGCGTCGGCGAGGACATCTGGCCGGACACCTATGACCGGAAGGTCTGCGACGAGATCATCGCGGTCTCCGACAAGGACAGCTTCGCGATGACCCGCCGCCTCGCCCGAGAGGAGGGCCTGCTCGTCGGCGGATCGTGCGGCATGGCCGTCGTCGCCGCGCTGCGGGTGGCCGAGAAGGCGGGCCCCGACGCGGTGATCGTCGTGCTGCTGCCGGACGGCGGCCGCGGCTACCTCTCGAAGATCTTCAACGACGACTGGATGCGGGACTACGGTTTCCTCAGCGCGACGAGCGACGAGGCGACCGTGGGTGACGTGCTGGCGACCAAGGGTGATGAACTCCCCGAATTCGTGCACGCGCACCCGCACGAGACGGTCCATTCCGTCATCGAGCTGATGCGCGAATACGAGGTCTCGCATATTCCGGTCATGAAGGAAGAGCCTCCCGTCATGGCCGCCGAGGTCGTCGGGTCCATCAGCGAGAAGGATCTGCTGTCCCTCCTCGTCGCGGGCAAGGCCCGTCCCGAGGACCCGCTCTCCCGGCACATGTCCGCGCCGCTCCCGACCCTGGGCTCCGGCGACTCCATGGCCCGCGCCGTCGAGGTCCTGGAGCGCAACGGCGCGGCGGTCGTCCTGGTCGACGGCAAGCCCAAGGGCATGCTCACCCGCCAGGACCTCCTCACCTACCTGGCCTCCTGA